Proteins co-encoded in one Chrysemys picta bellii isolate R12L10 chromosome 13, ASM1138683v2, whole genome shotgun sequence genomic window:
- the LOC122174141 gene encoding olfactory receptor 14A16-like, with protein MSNQTAITEFLLLGFSDVWEMYILHFVLFLVIYLATLMWNFLIIITAVTLDHHFHTPMHFFLMNLSILDLSSISVTIPKSMINSLMNTRLISYSGCVAQVFLFMFFGLADVALLTVMVYYQYVAICQPLHYDTIMNMRACVQMAASAWISGLLNSAMLTGNTFAISFCKGNMVDQFFCEIPQILKLSCSDSYLSETVTIALSSCLVFSCFVLIIMSYVQIFKMVLRIPSEQGRHRAFSTCLPHLIVVSLFIFPGTIAYLKSTSSSASILDLVVAVIYTLVPPVMNPIIYSMRNKEIKATLWKIMGLRLISKNKMPTFPL; from the coding sequence ATGTCCAATCAAACCGCTATTactgagttccttctcctgggattctcggATGTTTGGGAgatgtatattttacactttgtgCTGTTTCTAGTGATTTACCTGGCAACCCTGATGTGGAACTTTCTCATCATCATCACAGCCGTAACCCTAGACCACCATTTTCACACCCCCATgcacttcttcctgatgaatctgtccatcctagacctcagctccatctctgtcaccatccccaaatcCATGATCAattccctcatgaacaccaggttgatttcttattctggatgtgttgcccaagtctttCTCTTCATGTTCTTTGGTTTAGCTGATGTTGCCTTACTCACCGTCATGGTGTACTATCAATATGTCGCCATCTGTCAGCCACTGCACTATGATACTATAATGAACatgagagcttgtgtccaaatggcagccagtgcttGGATCAGTGGTCTTCTCAATTCTGCAATGCTGACTGGGAACACGTTTGCAATATCCTTCTGTAaaggcaacatggtggatcagttcttctgtgaaatcccccagatACTAAAGCTCTCCTGTTCTGACTCATACCTCAGTGAAACTGTGACTATTGCCTTAAGTTCATGCTTAGTCTTTAGCTGCTTTGTTTTGATAATTATGTCATATGTTCAAATCTTCAAAATGGtactgagaatcccctctgagcagggccgccatagagccttctccacctgccttccccacctcattgtggtctccttGTTTATTTTCCCTGGCACCATTGCCTACCTGAAATCCACCTCCAGCTCAGCATCAATTCTGGATCTCGTGGTGGCTGTTATCTACACCCTGGTGCCCCCAGTGATGAATCCAATCATCTatagcatgaggaacaaggagatcaaagctacCCTGTGGAAAATAATGGGATTGAGGCTAATCTCGAAAAATAAAATGCCTACCTTTCCTCTTTGA